The window CACGATAAAGAAAATAATAAGTTATATGTATATTTTATAGATTTAGAAGTGCCAGATGAACTTCTGAACAAGCGATATGAATACGAAGAAGGTTTTATTGAATGGATAGAATTTAAAAAAGATTATGCAAATAAAGCAAAGAGCTACATGATTATATCCACTCCAGTAAGTAAAGTGAGTGTATCTAAAGAAAATAGCAGAATACTTATTTTATGCAGATCGCAAAGAGCATTTTTGCTTTATGATAACTTGCAAACAAGACTTATTTTCCAGAATATTAAGCCTTCTGAGATAGAACTTGAGCTTGTTGAAGACAAGAAATTAAGATTTAGTATACTCAATAGATTTGTAAATCTAATAAAAGATTCTATGGTGGAAGAAAATCAGTTTATTGAAAAAGTAGATATTGAAAGAGTTAGAAATGGTTATGAGGGTCTAATATATCTTAAAAAAAGATGCAGTTTTTATTCTCTTTTGGCTAAAGATAAGGTATCTACAGATGTTTACCTAACACCTTTGAAAGCACAGAACAAAATCAACTTTTATGAGTACGAAGAAAAAGATAATAAAGCTATTTTGCATATAAGAGGAGAGGGAGAGTTAAATAAAGAGATTAAAAAAGAAAATGGGGTTATCAGAATTGAAATTCATGATGCTCAATTGGAGAACATATCCACATTACCTGTTGAGCTTGAGAGCTGTTGTGTTGAAAAAATTGTTTTTAAAGAAGAGGAGAATAATAAAGTTTTAATAGACATTTATTCTTTTAAGGATGATTTTATTGTAAATAATCACGAAAAGGGTTTTGATTTAGAATTTGTTCTGGATGTTATAGAAATTCAAGCTTTTGAGAATTTTATTCAGTTCATTGGACTTAATAAAAATGATTTTATTTTAAAAGAAGTAAGAGAAAACAATCAATTTGAATTAGAAATTAAGAAAAAAGGTATCTTTATTTCCACGGGACTATTCAAAGTTGAAGACAGCCTTATCAAGAGCTATCAGGTTTATAAGTCTAATGGAAGTTATGGCATTGTAATAAAAACTAATAAAAAGTCAACTGCTATTATAAGTTCTGATGAAGAAAGAACTGTTAAAATTATAATGAAAAAACTACCTGAACTTGTAGTATGTGAAGTTGTTGTAAATAGTGAAAATGAAGCATATCTGAAACTTAGTTTTGACTGTGAGCTATTTAAAGAGCCAGAGATAGAACAAATTGGCAAAGGTATGTTAGAAGTCAAGCTGTCAAAAATTGTATATGACCAGATTGAATTGACTTCTCAGTATTATGAGAAAGGAATAATAAAACTTATAGAGTTTATACCTGCTGAGGAAAATTTAAGTATAAGAACAAGCTTTAACCGTGCACAGTGGGAAATAGAATCTAACTTATCACAAGTTCTTTTAAAGTTTGAAAAAGCAACTTCAAAAGTTGAAATTGATGAAGCTGGTGTTTTAGTAAAGTATATAGATGCAGAGGATATATCATACAGGGTTTTTGATGAAAACGGCGTTGTAATATTAGAGGTACCTTCTTATGCAGGTGATTTTGTTAATACTGTTCCAGTTATAAAAAGTGAAAAGACGGTAAAATTTGTCAGCATAGAAAAGATGGAATCTGGGTGGAGAATATATTTGATTACAGTATTAGGTATTAAGTATAACTTAGTAAAAAAACAAGATGAAATGAAGATAGAATTTTTGGAAGAAAAATGTGGTTTGAGTGAGATTGCTGGCTAAGTTTTTAAGAAGAGATAAGTTGGTAAAGACCAAAAGAAGGTGAATTCAGTTGCCAGTAAATGAAAAGAGAAAAATTGGTGAGCTTTTATTAGAGGCAGGAATTATTACAAGACAGCAACTTGAGGAAGCGCTTCAGATTCAGAAAAAAACAGGTAAAAAAATAGGCGAAATTCTTGTTGAAAAGGGTTATATTACAGAAGATGAAATTTTAGAAGTTCTGGAATTCCAGCTGGGAATTCCACATGTTAAGCTTGACCAGTATGTAATTGACCCTGAGGTTGTGAACTTAGTTTCAGAGAGTATAGCAAGAAGGCATACTTTAATTCCAATTCAGCTAAAGGATGATAAACTTGTTGTTGCTATGGCAGATCCGCTGAATATATTTGCTATTGAAGATGTTTCGATATACTCAGGCAAAAATGTCCAGCCGGTGATTGCTAAAGCATCTGAAATAAAAAGACAAATAGAAAGATTTTACGGTAAGCAAGAAGCTCTAAAAGCTATTGAAGAGCTAAAAAAAGAAGGCTCATCTCAAAGAAAAATCCAAACAACAAGAATGCAAATAAGTTCAGAAGATGACGTGGAAGGGCCTGTTGTCAAGCTTGTAAATTCTATATTTGAGCAAGCAATAACATCACGTGCAAGTGATATTCACATTGAACCTTTTGAAAATGAAATTAGAGTTAGGTTTAGAATTGACGGTATACTTTATGATATACTTCAACTTGAGATTGAAACGTTACCATCTCTTGTTGCAAGGATAAAGGTTATAGGTAACATGGACATTGCTGAAAAAAGAGTGCCTCAGGATGGTAGAACTACTTTCTTGTTTGCTGACAAGGTATATGACATGAGAATTTCTTCACTTCCAACTGTCTACGGTGAGAAGATAGTTATAAGAATTGCTGACAAAGGAGCATTTATTAAATCGAAAACAGATCTTGGTTTTACAGAAGATGACTTGGAAAAGTATAACAGAATTATATCAGCACCCCATGGTATTATTCTTGTGTGTGGTCCAACTGGAAGTGGAAAGACCACTACCTTGTACACAATTCTTAATGAGCTTAACACAGGGTTAAAAAACATCATAACAGTAGAAGATCCTGTTGAGAGTACAATATATGGTATAAATCAGGTTGAAGTAAACCCAAAAGCAGGGCTTACATTTGCAGCAGCCCTGCGTTCTATCTTAAGGCAGGACCCTGACATCATAATGATAGGTGAGATTAGAGATAAAGAAACTGCTGATATGGCAGTAAGAGCTGCTATCACAGGGCATTTGGTACTTTCCACAATCCATACCAACGATGCACCGTCTGCTGTCACGCGGCTTGTTGATATGGGTATTGAAAACTTTTTGATAAGTTCGTCACTTGTTGGTGTTATATCTCAAAGACTTATTCGAAAAATTTGCCCATATTGTAAGGAAGAGTACACTCCTACCGAAGCAGAACTAAAGGCTCTTGACATAGAAGAAAATTACAATGTAAAATTATACAGAGGAAGAGGTTGTGCACTTTGTAACAATAAAGGATATTACGGCAGGTCTGGGATATATGAAATAATGATAGTAACAAATCAGATAAAAAGATTAATTGTGAAAAAAGATGTAAGCAGTGATGAAATAAAACAACTTGCTATAAAAGAAGGAATGAAAACATTGAAAGATGCTTGTAAAGAGAGGGTTTTAAGCGGGATAACTACAGTTGAAGAATTTTTAAGAGTTACATTTTCACTTGAGTGATTTTAAATGTTCGAGGGGTTTAATTAAAAAGAGTTGAGGATAGAGGAAGGAGGAAAGGCCTAAATGGATATAAACGAGATTTTAAAAGAAGCATTTTTAAAAGGCGCTTCTGATATACATATCACAGCAGGTTCACCCCCTATCATGAGGGTGCACGGCGTACTTACACGTATGAGCGATTTGAGTCTCACACCAGAGATAACTGAAAGGTTTGTAAAAGAAATTACAAATGAATACCAGTACAAACGATTGCAAGAAGCTGGTGAAGTTGATTTTTCTTACAGCATAAGAGGTCTTAGCAGGTTTAGAGTAAATGCTTTCAAACAAAGAGGATCCTATGCAATTGCGTTTAGGGTTATATCACAGGATATACCTAAATTTGAAACGTTAGGGCTTCCATCAATTTTAAAAGATTTTACAAGGCTCAACAAAGGACTTGTGCTTGTTACTGGTCCGACAGGTTCAGGAAAATCAACTACCTTAGCGTCGCTAATAGACATAATAAACAGTGAAAGAAACTTACACATTATTACATTGGAAGACCCTATTGAATATCTTCACAGACACAAAAAGAGTATTGTTAACCAAAGAGAAATAGGGAATGATACTCAAAGTTTTGCGGCAGCCCTGAGAGCTGCTCTTCGTGAGGACCCTGATGTAATTCTGGTTGGCGAGATGAGAGATTTAGAGACAATTTCCATAGCACTTACCGCTGCAGAAACCGGGCACTTGGTTTTTTCAACACTTCACACCGTTGGTGCAGCAAAAACAATTGATAGAATCATCGATGTTTTTCCACCGTATCAACAGCAGCAGATACGTGTTCAGCTTTCAACTGTGCTTCAGGCAGTTGTCTCGCAACAGCTTTTAACACGTCGAGATGGAAAAGGCAGGGTTGTAGCTGTTGAAGTTATGATAGCAAATGCGGCGATAAGAAATTTAATAAGAGAAGCAAAAACGTATCAAATACAGTCAATTATTCAGACGCATACTAAAAATGGTATGGTAACAATGGAACAATCTCTTGTTGATTTGTATAAAAGAGGGCTTATAACAAGAGAAGATGCAATAATGTATGCATCTGACCAGGAACTTATAAACAAGCTTTTGATATTCTAAAGGGGTAGGAAGAATTAAGATGGCAGAGTATGTATACAGTGCAATGGACTCTTCCGGTAAAAAGGTTAGTGGTACAGTAATTGCGGAGGATGAGCAATCGGCGATTGAGATTTTAAAAGCAAGAAACGTGTTTGTGTTAGAAATAAAAGAAAAAGGAACACTTCAGAGAGAGATAAAACTTCCGTTTGGGCAGAGATCAACAGTGAAAGACCTTTCAATCTTTTGCAGACAGTTTGCGACAATGCTCTCAGCAGGTATTTCAATTTTAAGCTGTTTGGACGTTTTGCGCCAGCAATACAGAGGACGACCGTTTGGAAAAGTTATTAGTGATATTTATGAAAAGGTTGAAAGAGGAACACTTTTGTCAAGTGCTATGAGAGAACATCCAAGGTTCTTTCCACCAATTTTAGTGAACATGGTTGAAGCAGGAGAGGTTGCAGGGTCGATTGACAAGTCTATGGACAAGATGGCTACACACTTTGAAAAGGAGCTTAAACTCAGGCAAAAGATAGTAAATGCTCTCATGTATCCTGCAATTGTTATAAGTGTAGCGGTAATAGTGCTAATAATTCTTTTGACGTACGTTATTCCAACCTTTGTTGGACTTTTTGAAGAGCTCAATGTTGAACTTCCTGCAACAACAAGGTTTGTGATAAATTCAAGCAAATTCATGCAGCAAAACGGGATTTATCTTCTGTTTGCGATTGTAGCATTGGTATTTGGATATAAAGTATTTAAATCAACACCAACAGGTGGGGTTATTGTTGGCAAAATAAAAATAAAAATGCCAGTTATAGGAAGGATAATGTTAGGCCAGGTAACCAGCCGTTTCACAAGGACGCTGGCAACACTTTTGAATGCTGGTGTTTCCTTGATAACGGCTTTGGATACAACAAAAAATATCTTGTCAAACGCCTACATAGAAAAGGAATTTGACAAGGTAATTGAGAGAGTGAAAGGTGGTGAGGGGCTTTCTTATCCGATTGAGGATATGGGGATTTTTCCAAAGCTTATGAATATTATGTTAAAAACTGGCGAGGAGACAGGACAGCTTGAGTACATGCTTGAAAAAGCAGCAGATTACTATGAAAATGAAGTAGAAAATCAGGTCACAAGACTTACATCTCTTTTTGAACCAGTGATGATTGTGCTGCTTGCTTTGATGGTTGGATTTTTGCTTGCGTCAATCATCATGCCGATGTTCAAGCTCTATGGCAGCATCGGCACATAAAAAAGGGCGGTGGCTTATGAAAAGAAAGTTTTGTGGGTTTACTTTAATTGAACTTGTTGTAGTGATTGCAATAATTGGAGTAATTGTTGCAATTGCAACACCACAGGTTTTAAGGACAATCCAGAATGCTCAAAAAAGAGCAGACAGCCAAACAGCCCGCCACATTGCGTACGCATTTTTGATGTGGCAGGAAGAAAGCGGGAAGAGCTTGAGTGAAATTATTCCAGATGCTAATTTCCACAAAATTGATTCAGACCAAATTGGTGGCGCAAGCGGGTTTAGATTAAGTAAATATATTACAGGAAGCCTGCCAAGGCCAAGGATAAATAAAAATTATTACTTTTATTACAAATATGAGTCGTCAGTTTTAAAGATTTATGCGGGTGATGACTCAAATAAGTGGGAACTTTTTCCTGAGTTTGATGGAAATTATAAATAAAAAAAATAGGAGGTAGATGTTAACATGATGGCTTGGCTTGTAAAGCAGGTTAATAATAAGAATAAAGGTTTTACATTGATTGAAATGGTTGTTGTTTTGGCAATAATTGCGGTACTGATTGCAATTGCTGTTCCACAGGTGTTGAAACAGATTAACAATGCAAAGAAAAACGCAGATATTGCTAATGCAAAAGCAATTGCTACGGCTATCATGCAATGGGTAGGTGAAGGAAATTCTATAGGAGCAGATGTAAGTGGTGCTCAAGTTGATGATACAAACGGGACAGTGACATTGAACGGGCAACTTGTAGATTTGAAAAAATATATGAATGCAGGTTCATACAAACCAAAGTATAATACAAATTATAAATTCTTTGTTGACTATACCTTGTCTGACGACAAATTGGTAGTAAAAGCTGGTCAAGCTGCTAGTTCAGCAAAAGAACTTTATCCTAATCCAGACTCAACTTATGGGCAATAATTTTAATGTAGAGACAGTGATATGTGTATTTCTTTCCCTCACCCTTGGCAGCTTCCTGAATGTCTGTATATACAGAATTCCTCGGGGGGAGTCGATTGTGTTCCCCCCGAGCCACTGCCCAAAATGTAAAAAGAGAATAAAGTGGTATGATTTGATGCCCGTTATAAGCTATATAATCTTAAGAGGAAGGTGCAGGTTCTGCAAAGAGAAAATTTCTATAAGATATCCCATTGTTGAGCTTTTAACAGCAGCAGGTGGGCTTTTGTGCTACCACAAGTATGGTTTTACGACAGAGATGTTTGTTGCTTTTTTCATTTACTGCATTCTTCTTTATATCTCAGCAGTTGACATTGACACCATGGAGATTTCAACAAAGAGCGTACTTTTGTTGTTTGCTGCAAGATGTTTGCAGATATTTTTTGAAAGAGGAGTTAGCATAAAGACTGCTTTGAGCATTTTTTCAGGAATGATTTTCTCAATGCTTTTAATTTTAATAATTTACATTCTGTCTAAAGGCAGGGCAATGGGATTTGGAGATGTACTTTTGATTGCGGCGGGCGGAGCAGGATTTACAGCAGGAGAAGCTATTTTAGCAAATTTTCTTGCATTTGTTCTGGGAGCTGTGTTTGCAGCATTTGTATTGGTAAAGAAGAATAAGAGTTTGAAGAGCGAAGTCCCGTTTGGACCGTTTATATCCGCTGCACTGATTGTCACAATACTATATGGTGATACTATTTTAAAGATGTATTTAGAGTACATAAAATAGCCTAAAAAAAAATTGAAACAATAGCAAGGGGGCAAAAGTGGTGTATACAATAAAAAACTATATGGAAGAAGCAGTAGGAAACATGATAGATAAAGTTCTTGAAAACATTGATGTTTGCAAGTGTCCAAAGTGCAAACTTGATATTATGGCTTTAGCACTCAACAGACTTCCACCAAGGTATTTTGTCACAAAAGAAGGAGAGCTTTTTGAAAGACTTTCAGAACTTCAAGAACAATTTACAGTGGACATTACAGCTGCAATTGCAGCAGCAGCTTTCATTGTAAAAAGCAATCCAAAACATGATTAAAGCTTTTAGGAATAGAAGAGGGATAAGATGAAAAGGTTTAAAGGCTTTACCCTGCAGGAAATGGCAATTGTTTTGGCGATTTTGGCAATCCTTTTAGCAATTGCAGTTCCAAATTATATAGCGATGAAAAAAAGAGCTGATGTAAACAGTGTTGCAACCCAGTTTGCTGCAATGATAAGAGAGCTTTATGAAAAGATTGATTCTGAGATGGAATATGACACATATACATCCGCGCCGGGTGGGCATATATCGAAGTATTACATAAAGATTGACAACTACTACATTCCTGACCCTGTAACGGGTGAGAGGTCTTTAAAAATCCAGTTGATAAAATTCGATGCAAGTTTTACTCCACAAGAAACTGTGTTAAAAGATATAAAGTCAAAGACAGTAAAACTTCAAAATGCTTTGGGTTCATCAATATTGATGGACAGTGCCGGTGCTGTTGCAACTTATATTACATTCAAACCTAATGGAGAGATAGTAAGATTTACAGGCTCTGTACTTGCAAGAGGAAATGTTAGCACTTTTTCTGCACAGAACAAAATTGAGGTAATTCCCGTGTCAGGTCATGGCTACAAAAGGGTAGTAGTGCTAAATAGCGTACCACCAGGGAGCGTTGAAGTGCAATGAAGAGAGTTTTAAAAGGTTTCACACTTATTGAAATAATAGCTGTTGTTGCAATTGTTGGGATAATCGTGGTTGCTCTGTACAGCTTTTTTATCAACAATTTTAAGGTAGTTCAAGAAGAGGCAAAAATTGCTCAAATTGAGTCCCAGGCAAAAAGACTTGAGGATACAATAAAACAGTGGCTGCAGATGGCAGACCAACAGAATATATTGGTATATCCTCTTTCTAAAAGAATTGATATGATTGTGTATGAAGATAACTCTGCAGTTTCTGGCATAGCTATCTCTATAACGTTTGAACCCTCTACAAAGGGAATTAGGATAACAAAAAATGGTAATATCACTTCTTTCTTAGATGGAAAAATAATAAACTTTGATGTTGAAGATGTCACACCGCAAATAAAAATTCAATATACAGTTGATTTGGGAATTCGAGGAAAGACAAGGACATATAAAATTGTATATACCAGACGATATGACTGGTAGAAATCTTATTTTGAGGGGAAAAAGAAGAATATGAGTACAAAGGTTGTTATAGAACTTGGCAAAAACTATATTAAGATTGCAGAAGGGAATTTTTCAGGTAATATTCATATAAACAAACTTGCAGAAGAGCAATTAAAGGATAATCTCATTATAAATGATATGAAGTTTGAGCCTAATCTTTTTTAC is drawn from Caldicellulosiruptor diazotrophicus and contains these coding sequences:
- a CDS encoding response regulator; translation: MKIMIVDDAVFIRKVLKGILIELGYNVVAEASTGKDAIEQASKVKPDIITLDITLPDMSGIDVLKEIKKINPAIQIIMVSALSGQEAVMQALREGAVNYITKPFSKEKIESVLKSVCESIELKKDEESKSEKKEKEVIGLQIVNSEETSEGPNLEGAITPDFEISNLDEKLPVEELAEENTKNEPFYENTNVEENRKIEKEEIHIDFKSDLQEENSKARLEDIRVFEKDEGYVLSLYFNEPVTYNFGKMKIGNGFILNVEDCKVDPNVKETIKVSDEGLREIKVEEISGNVYIAIKTDIRKFNIQENDRIIEILLQKETARLSYNPLTKLLLIEGISSRNIEVEKAENNLKINILSKESALKEEVMEINDGLVEIIEVLKTFKGFVVLVKSSKFLEFEKIEGRSSFGIRLKEANLIRKWNVFTKEDMTIVEIISSTGDAQVQMEHDKENNKLYVYFIDLEVPDELLNKRYEYEEGFIEWIEFKKDYANKAKSYMIISTPVSKVSVSKENSRILILCRSQRAFLLYDNLQTRLIFQNIKPSEIELELVEDKKLRFSILNRFVNLIKDSMVEENQFIEKVDIERVRNGYEGLIYLKKRCSFYSLLAKDKVSTDVYLTPLKAQNKINFYEYEEKDNKAILHIRGEGELNKEIKKENGVIRIEIHDAQLENISTLPVELESCCVEKIVFKEEENNKVLIDIYSFKDDFIVNNHEKGFDLEFVLDVIEIQAFENFIQFIGLNKNDFILKEVRENNQFELEIKKKGIFISTGLFKVEDSLIKSYQVYKSNGSYGIVIKTNKKSTAIISSDEERTVKIIMKKLPELVVCEVVVNSENEAYLKLSFDCELFKEPEIEQIGKGMLEVKLSKIVYDQIELTSQYYEKGIIKLIEFIPAEENLSIRTSFNRAQWEIESNLSQVLLKFEKATSKVEIDEAGVLVKYIDAEDISYRVFDENGVVILEVPSYAGDFVNTVPVIKSEKTVKFVSIEKMESGWRIYLITVLGIKYNLVKKQDEMKIEFLEEKCGLSEIAG
- a CDS encoding GspE/PulE family protein, translating into MPVNEKRKIGELLLEAGIITRQQLEEALQIQKKTGKKIGEILVEKGYITEDEILEVLEFQLGIPHVKLDQYVIDPEVVNLVSESIARRHTLIPIQLKDDKLVVAMADPLNIFAIEDVSIYSGKNVQPVIAKASEIKRQIERFYGKQEALKAIEELKKEGSSQRKIQTTRMQISSEDDVEGPVVKLVNSIFEQAITSRASDIHIEPFENEIRVRFRIDGILYDILQLEIETLPSLVARIKVIGNMDIAEKRVPQDGRTTFLFADKVYDMRISSLPTVYGEKIVIRIADKGAFIKSKTDLGFTEDDLEKYNRIISAPHGIILVCGPTGSGKTTTLYTILNELNTGLKNIITVEDPVESTIYGINQVEVNPKAGLTFAAALRSILRQDPDIIMIGEIRDKETADMAVRAAITGHLVLSTIHTNDAPSAVTRLVDMGIENFLISSSLVGVISQRLIRKICPYCKEEYTPTEAELKALDIEENYNVKLYRGRGCALCNNKGYYGRSGIYEIMIVTNQIKRLIVKKDVSSDEIKQLAIKEGMKTLKDACKERVLSGITTVEEFLRVTFSLE
- a CDS encoding type IV pilus twitching motility protein PilT — protein: MDINEILKEAFLKGASDIHITAGSPPIMRVHGVLTRMSDLSLTPEITERFVKEITNEYQYKRLQEAGEVDFSYSIRGLSRFRVNAFKQRGSYAIAFRVISQDIPKFETLGLPSILKDFTRLNKGLVLVTGPTGSGKSTTLASLIDIINSERNLHIITLEDPIEYLHRHKKSIVNQREIGNDTQSFAAALRAALREDPDVILVGEMRDLETISIALTAAETGHLVFSTLHTVGAAKTIDRIIDVFPPYQQQQIRVQLSTVLQAVVSQQLLTRRDGKGRVVAVEVMIANAAIRNLIREAKTYQIQSIIQTHTKNGMVTMEQSLVDLYKRGLITREDAIMYASDQELINKLLIF
- a CDS encoding type II secretion system F family protein, which produces MAEYVYSAMDSSGKKVSGTVIAEDEQSAIEILKARNVFVLEIKEKGTLQREIKLPFGQRSTVKDLSIFCRQFATMLSAGISILSCLDVLRQQYRGRPFGKVISDIYEKVERGTLLSSAMREHPRFFPPILVNMVEAGEVAGSIDKSMDKMATHFEKELKLRQKIVNALMYPAIVISVAVIVLIILLTYVIPTFVGLFEELNVELPATTRFVINSSKFMQQNGIYLLFAIVALVFGYKVFKSTPTGGVIVGKIKIKMPVIGRIMLGQVTSRFTRTLATLLNAGVSLITALDTTKNILSNAYIEKEFDKVIERVKGGEGLSYPIEDMGIFPKLMNIMLKTGEETGQLEYMLEKAADYYENEVENQVTRLTSLFEPVMIVLLALMVGFLLASIIMPMFKLYGSIGT
- a CDS encoding prepilin-type N-terminal cleavage/methylation domain-containing protein, which codes for MKRKFCGFTLIELVVVIAIIGVIVAIATPQVLRTIQNAQKRADSQTARHIAYAFLMWQEESGKSLSEIIPDANFHKIDSDQIGGASGFRLSKYITGSLPRPRINKNYYFYYKYESSVLKIYAGDDSNKWELFPEFDGNYK
- a CDS encoding prepilin-type N-terminal cleavage/methylation domain-containing protein; this translates as MMAWLVKQVNNKNKGFTLIEMVVVLAIIAVLIAIAVPQVLKQINNAKKNADIANAKAIATAIMQWVGEGNSIGADVSGAQVDDTNGTVTLNGQLVDLKKYMNAGSYKPKYNTNYKFFVDYTLSDDKLVVKAGQAASSAKELYPNPDSTYGQ
- a CDS encoding prepilin peptidase, which codes for MGNNFNVETVICVFLSLTLGSFLNVCIYRIPRGESIVFPPSHCPKCKKRIKWYDLMPVISYIILRGRCRFCKEKISIRYPIVELLTAAGGLLCYHKYGFTTEMFVAFFIYCILLYISAVDIDTMEISTKSVLLLFAARCLQIFFERGVSIKTALSIFSGMIFSMLLILIIYILSKGRAMGFGDVLLIAAGGAGFTAGEAILANFLAFVLGAVFAAFVLVKKNKSLKSEVPFGPFISAALIVTILYGDTILKMYLEYIK
- a CDS encoding late competence development ComFB family protein; this translates as MYTIKNYMEEAVGNMIDKVLENIDVCKCPKCKLDIMALALNRLPPRYFVTKEGELFERLSELQEQFTVDITAAIAAAAFIVKSNPKHD
- a CDS encoding prepilin-type N-terminal cleavage/methylation domain-containing protein encodes the protein MKRFKGFTLQEMAIVLAILAILLAIAVPNYIAMKKRADVNSVATQFAAMIRELYEKIDSEMEYDTYTSAPGGHISKYYIKIDNYYIPDPVTGERSLKIQLIKFDASFTPQETVLKDIKSKTVKLQNALGSSILMDSAGAVATYITFKPNGEIVRFTGSVLARGNVSTFSAQNKIEVIPVSGHGYKRVVVLNSVPPGSVEVQ
- a CDS encoding prepilin-type N-terminal cleavage/methylation domain-containing protein — protein: MKRVLKGFTLIEIIAVVAIVGIIVVALYSFFINNFKVVQEEAKIAQIESQAKRLEDTIKQWLQMADQQNILVYPLSKRIDMIVYEDNSAVSGIAISITFEPSTKGIRITKNGNITSFLDGKIINFDVEDVTPQIKIQYTVDLGIRGKTRTYKIVYTRRYDW